The following are from one region of the Ochotona princeps isolate mOchPri1 chromosome 4, mOchPri1.hap1, whole genome shotgun sequence genome:
- the LOC101520370 gene encoding calcitonin gene-related peptide 2 isoform X2, protein MGFGRFSPFLALSILVLCQAGGLQAAPFRSALESNPDRVTVNEEEARLLLAALMKDYVQLKLSELEQDPAAQGISSSAQKRGCNTATCVTQRLAGLLSRSGGIVKGNYVPTDVGSNTFGRRRRDLRA, encoded by the exons ATGGGCTTCGGGAGATTCTCccccttcctggctctcagcatCTTGGTCCTGTGCCAGGCAGGCGGCCTCCAGGCGGCGCCTTTCAG GTCAGCCTTGGAAAGCAACCCAGATCGAGTCACAGTCAATGAAGAGGAAGCACGCCTCCTGCTGGCTGCACTGATGAAAGACTATGTGCAGTTGAAACTCAGTGAGCTGGAACAGGATCCAGCAGCACAAGGCATCAG CAGCAGTGCTCAGAAGAGAGGCTGCAACACTGCCACCTGCGTGACCCAGCGTCTGGCAGGCTTGCTGAGCAGGTCCGGGGGAATTGTGAAGGGTAACTATGTGCCCACTGATGTGGGCTCCAACACCTTTGGCCGGCGTCGCAGGGATCTCAGGGCCTGA
- the LOC101520370 gene encoding calcitonin gene-related peptide 2 isoform X1 — protein MGFGRFSPFLALSILVLCQAGGLQAAPFRSALESNPDRVTVNEEEARLLLAALMKDYVQLKLSELEQDPAAQGISSSSAQKRGCNTATCVTQRLAGLLSRSGGIVKGNYVPTDVGSNTFGRRRRDLRA, from the exons ATGGGCTTCGGGAGATTCTCccccttcctggctctcagcatCTTGGTCCTGTGCCAGGCAGGCGGCCTCCAGGCGGCGCCTTTCAG GTCAGCCTTGGAAAGCAACCCAGATCGAGTCACAGTCAATGAAGAGGAAGCACGCCTCCTGCTGGCTGCACTGATGAAAGACTATGTGCAGTTGAAACTCAGTGAGCTGGAACAGGATCCAGCAGCACAAGGCATCAG CAGCAGCAGTGCTCAGAAGAGAGGCTGCAACACTGCCACCTGCGTGACCCAGCGTCTGGCAGGCTTGCTGAGCAGGTCCGGGGGAATTGTGAAGGGTAACTATGTGCCCACTGATGTGGGCTCCAACACCTTTGGCCGGCGTCGCAGGGATCTCAGGGCCTGA